From a region of the Dictyostelium discoideum AX4 chromosome 2 chromosome, whole genome shotgun sequence genome:
- the thfA gene encoding methylenetetrahydrofolate dehydrogenase (NAD+) (Similar to NAD+) — protein sequence MEEYKEIMQNKKGKVDVTPIANFFREEVKQQITKNCWKPRVVAFLTSDDQGAIDYSKWTKLACQKDGIEFILKRVERVDLEDLIIEANNDSCVHGILVYYPVFGGMMDSYLQDVVSPTKDIEGLSTQNRFNLYHNIRFMDGETATKKCVIPCTPLAMVKIIDNLGIYDKSLAMGEHLKGKTVTIVNRSEIVGRPLAAMLANDGAIVYSIDINGIIIFQSGKRHGTIKMSETNVTREEAISKSDILILGVPSPNYKVNSDLIQDGTIVINFAGCLNVDESIQEKSILVPTIGKVTIAMLERNLLRLFNNQISNK from the exons atggaagaatataaagaaattatgcaaaataaaaaaggaaagGTTGATGTTACACCCATTGCAAACTTTTTTAGGGAGGAAGTTAAACaacaaattacaaaaaattgTTGGAAACCAag agttGTTGCATTTTTAACAAGTGATGATCAAGGTGCAATTGATTATTCAAAATGGACAAAATTAGCATGTCAAAAAGATggtattgaatttatattgaAAAGAGTTGAAAGAGTTGATTTAGAGGATTTAATTATAGAAGCAAATAATGATTCATGTGTACATGGTATTTTAGTTTATTATCCAGTATTTGGAGGTATGATGGATTCTTATTTACAAGATGTTGTTAGTCCAACTAAGGATATTGAAGGTTTATCAACCCAAAATCGTTTCAATCTCTATCACAACATTCGTTTCATGGATGGCGAAACCGCTACCAAGAAATGTGTCATACCATGCACACCATTGGCAATGGTAAagataattgataatttaggAATCTACGATAAATCATTAGCAATGGGTGAGCATTTAAAAGGTAAGACTGTGACAATCGTCAATCGTAGTGAAATCGTGGGTCGTCCATTGGCTGCAATGTTGGCAAACGACGGTGCGATAGTGTATTCAATCGATATCAATGGCATCATCATATTTCAGTCTGGTAAAAGACATGGTACTATTAAAATGTCTGAAACTAATGTTACACGTGAAGAAGCAATCTCAAAATCTGATATCCTAATATTGGGTGTACCTTCTCCAAACTATAAAGTAAACTCTGACCTAATTCAAGATGGTACTATTGTTATAAATTTCGCTGGTTGTTTAAATGTTGATGAATCAATCCAAGAGAAATCAATTTTAGTTCCAACAATTGGTAAAGTTACAATTGCAATGTTGGAAAGAAATTTATTAcgtttatttaataatcaaatttcaaataaataa
- a CDS encoding DUF726 family protein gives MIEDKENIERKEGTEVKTTIDINIQSIKDDENGINAAIVTESITQEISTVSLQQNNSDNNNKLLSSSENSISQLEQLLSKDELIINNEDKTNPLIITTQLDNKNEVEELVVEGEEEDNIKQLTKKEILGVLLVDSFSNFYIQDSILFPQNQTVGVDGEIEKTTTTTGMPTLSNDINLTSPTSIIGNGYKDNEVTSFLVNAFHYLSIPMTVLNYLLLTNKQSISSATISTSTSKQISKVSSFSSITSLLHTPTLTSSTSNSNLLNIVDSSNFEITPTPLSPLISPQQTTITSSTTTTTTAMLKPQKNKENILPNKVDKNIIMELEMLYDNHYNMEIFEYSKKISQAQNDIDTKSKLYFQYLSDLTRRSLAICPPKYSDLITSSSQNSSTSNQFYITIRESVEYFLIQNLFHHLFQIDYDLDYQFSKRVESLKFIELSHLGVNNNNSNNGNNSGGSSNQFNKELCPTLLKINVYQTPIDKQRCLARTLVKLLKINGGEELLLPNLVYLILLSNPPNIYSNYKFLEKFIDHETQNPIYEYSFLLFSMAIQFIEKLDHNHLSIDPLYFQSKLFEYNQKNNNNNNNLAATTTNTTTTTTTTTIVNNINNLEISNNNLSVQFSNLLINEPDLNNSNNNNEQLNNFLTDNENRFKLFKENNRIQTMIELCKSQITENEIEELLLKFISISLIKENPSYHSLIRYSLKRFFIYYLGIEKNVFLSTEMHTIGALQDDNQTNGTQLDLLPDGSLANNANNNSSNKDRAIKTAKIAGAAVTGAVLVGMTGGLAAPFIGMMLNFVGAGSIVAGITGATGLSSATMLSVIFGAAGAKVSAGAMISATSGIKDYQIHKIKSQTSLHAIIGVYGICNDMGGVSDYYQTKSVWDRVIRSVTDDYGDIFIVEWEKEVMLKLKQLVSEYQGTIVQGVIRSAATNIISQSLASALVPLSVLKAASVLDNPWSLLKDRSEKAGKVLAQQIIDGYFGNRPLTLVSTSMGSRMVFYALEELYNQSLTNPKIYSLIESVVFIGSPITSDQKRWSKILRLISGRMVNCYTPNDLLLKYVCRSINCLSDGILPAAGVAPIHIPGSSLVIENVDLSNLVKSHLDYEKEEILCKILQHIDINNIKYCLPKISPLYSGKVYDI, from the exons atgatagaagataaagaaaatattgaaagaAAAGAGGGTACAGAGGTGAAAACCACTATTGATATAAATATTCAAAGTAtaaaagatgatgaaaatggtatAAACGCAGCCATTGTAACAGAGAGTATAACACAAGAAATTAGTACTGTTTCGcttcaacaaaataattccgataataataataaattattgagTAGTAGCGAAAATTCAATTAGTCAATTAgaacaattattatcaaaagatgaattgataataaataatgaagataaaaCAAatccattaataataactacacaattagataataaaaatgaagtAGAGGAACTAGTAGTAGAAGGAGAGGAAGAAGAtaatataaaacaattaacaaAGAAAGAAATTCTTGGTGTTTTATTAGTTGAtagtttttcaaatttttatattcaagATAGTATATTATTCCCACAAAACCAGACGGTAGGTGTTGATGGTGAAATAGAgaaaactacaacaacaacaggaaTGCCAACATTAAGTAATGATATAAATTTAACATCACCAACTTCAATCATTGGAAATGGTTATAAAGATAATGAAGTTACAAGTTTCTTAGTGAATGCTTTTCATTATCTTTCAATACCAATGacagttttaaattatctattATTAACGAATAAACAATCGATTAGTTCAGCAACtatatcaacatcaacatcaaaacAAATTTCAAAAGTTTCTTCATTCAGTTCAATTACATCCTTATTACATACACCAACATTAACAAGTTCAACATCAAATAGTAATCTATTAAATATTGTGGATTcttcaaattttgaaattacacCAACACCTTTATCACCATTAATATCACCACAGCAAACTACAATTACATCgagcaccaccaccaccaccactgcAATGTTAAAaccacaaaaaaataaagaaaatatattaccaaataaagttgataaaaatataataatggaATTGGAAATGTTATATGATAATCATTATAATATggaaatatttgaatattctaaaaaaatTTCTCAAGCTCAAAATGATATAGATACAAAGAGtaaactttattttcaatatctttcAGATTTAACAAGGCGTTCACTGGCAATTTGCCCACCAAAATATTCAGATTTAATTACATCTTCATCACAAAACTCATCAActtcaaatcaattttatataaCTATTCGTGAATctgttgaatattttttaattcaaaatttatttcatca tttattccAAATTGACTATGATTTGGATtatcaattttcaaaaagagttgaatcattaaaatttatagaaTTATCACATTTAggtgtaaataataataatagtaataatggtaataatagtggtggtagtagtaatcaattcaataaagaattatgtccaacattattaaaaataaatgtttatCAAACACCAATTGATAAACAAAGATGTTTAGCGAGAACATTagtaaaacttttaaaaattaatggaggtgaagaattattattaccaaatttaGTTTATTTAATACTTTTATCAAACCCACcaaatatttattcaaattataaatttttggAGAAATTTATTGATCATGAAACTCAAAATCCAATTTATGAATATTCTTTCTTACTATTTTCAATGGCAATTCAATTTATTGAAAAGTTAGATCATAATCATCTTTCAATTGATCCattatattttcaatcaaaattatttgaatataatcaaaaaaacaataataataataataatttagctgctacaacaacaaatacaactacaacaactacaactacaacaatagttaataatattaataatttagaaatttcaaataataatttatcagttcaattttcaaatttattaattaatgaaccagatttaaataatagtaataataataatgaacaattaaataattttttaacagataatgaaaatagatttaaattatttaaagagaaTAATAGAATTCAAACAATGATTGAATTATGTAAAAGTCAAATTacagaaaatgaaattgaagagttattattaaagtttatatcaatttcattGATTAAAGAAAATCCTTCTTATCATTCATTGATTAGATATTCTTTAAAgagatttttcatttattatttaggtATTGAAAAGAATGTTTTCCTTTCAACAGAGATGCATACAATTGGTGCTTTACAAGATGATAATCAAACTAATGGTACTCAATTGGATTTATTACCAGATGGTAGTTTAGCAAATAATGCAAATAACAATAGTTCAAATAAAGATAGAGCAATTAAAACTGCAAAGATTGCAGGTGCCGCTGTAACTGGTGCTGTTTTGGTTGGTATGACTGGTGGTTTAGCTGCACCTTTTATTGGTATGATGTTAAATTTCGTTGGTGCTGGTAGTATTGTTGCTGGTATAACGGGTGCAACTGGTTTAAGTAGTGCTACAATGTTATCAGTTATTTTTGGTGCTGCTGGTGCTAAAGTCTCTGCCGGTGCTATGATTTCTGCAACTAGTGGTATTAaagattatcaaattcataAGATTAAAAGTCAAACTTCATTACATGCAATCATTGGTGTCTATGGTATTTGTAATGATATGGGTGGTGTTTCAGATTATTATCAAACCAAATCTGTATGGGATAGAGTCATTAGATCGGTAACCGATGATTATGGTGATATTTTCATTGTTGAATGGGAAAAGGAAGtaatgttaaaattaaaacaattggtATCAGAATATCAAGGGACCATCGTTCAAGGAGTTATTAGATCCGCTGCAACCAATATTATCTCTCAATCTTTAGCATCTGCATTGGTACCATTATCAGTTTTAAAAGCTGCATCAGTTTTAGATAATCCATGgtcattattaaaagatcGTTCAGAAAAGGCAGGAAAAGTATTGGCTCAACAAATTATTGATGGTTATTTTGGAAATAGACCATTGACTTTGGTTTCAACATCAATGGGATCAAGAATGGTTTTCTATGCTTTGGAGGAACTTTATAATCAGTCTTTAACTAATCCAAAAATCTATTCACTCATTGAATCGGTTGTTTTCATTGGTTCACCAATAACATCGGATCAAAAACGTTGGAGTAAAATTTTAAGATTAATAAGTGGCCGTATGGTTAATTGTTATACACCCAATGATTTACTCTTAAAATATGTTTGTCGTTCAATCAATTGTTTATCCGATGGTATTTTACCTGCTGCTGGTGTTGCACCAATTCATATACCTGGCTCAAGTTTagtaattgaaaatgttgatCTTTCAAATCTTGTTAAAAGTCATTTAGAttatgaaaaagaagaaatactttgtaaaattttacaacatattgatattaataatattaaatattgtttaCCAAAAATTTCACCATTATATAGTGGTAAGGTTTatgatatttaa
- the uroc1 gene encoding urocanate hydratase yields MKDLLSSLSKGIPFEPLPEHPGLDSTVPHAPGRPINLTLNEKKLAIKNSLRYFPNSLHSILANEFLEELNKYGHIYMYRFRPTHYEMKAYPIEEYPAKSRQAASIMLMIMNNLDREVAQFPNELVTYGGNGSVFQNWAQYHLTMKYLSEMTDQQTLTMYSGHPMGLFPSNESSPRVIVTNGMVIPNYSSHKDYERMYAQGVTQYGQMTAGSYCYIGPQGIVHGTTITLLNAGRKYLGVESLIGKVFVSSGLGGMSGAQTKAAYICGAICIVAEVSPAAVKKRHAQNWVMEVYSDLNELFARGSCSKEKKPLSIAYQGNVVTLWEKLVEEKDITVDLGSDQTSLHNPFNGGYYPVQCSFEESNRLMVQEPTKFKEMVQETLRRHTTAINALSARGMKFWDYGNSFLLEASRAKADIIKPGTDGKEFIYPSYVQDIMGDIFSLGFGPFRWVCTSGNPKDLEITDRIAKELIEKLRSQPGVPKNVQQQFNDNHLWISQAGEHKLVVGSQARILYSDCIGRSELAVAFNKAVADGTLSAPVVISRDHHDVSGTDAPWRETSNIKDGSQFCADMAIHNVIGDSFRGATWVAIHNGGGTGFGEAINGGFGLYLCGSKLQEEKARMMLNWDVNNGIARRSWSYNDNAENTIKRAMELDPSLKVTIPNHTSDDLINSLNF; encoded by the exons ATGaaagatttattatcatcattatcaaaaggTATTCCTTTTGAGCCATTACCAGAGCACCCAGGATTAGATTCAACTGTACCACATGCTCCAGGTCGtccaattaatttaacattaaacgaaaaaaag ttagcaattaaaaattcattaagATATTTCCCAAATTCATTACATTCAATTTTAGcaaatgaatttttagaagaattaaataaatatggaCATATTTATATGTATAGATTTAGACCAACTCATTATGAGATGAAAGCATATCCAATTGAAGAATATCCAGCAAAATCAAGACAAGCAGCATCGATTATGTTAATGATTATGAATAATTTAGATAGAGAGGTTGCACAATTTCCAAATGAATTGGTAACCtatggtggtaatggtagtGTTTTTCAAAATTGGGCACAATATCATTTAACCATGAAATATCTTTCAGAGATGACAGATCAACAAACCCTAACAATGTATAGTGGTCATCCAATGGGTTTATTCCCATCAAATGAAAGTTCACCACGTGTTATCGTTACCAATGGTATGGTGATTCCAAATTATTCCTCCCATAAAGATTATGAACGTATGTATGCACAAGGTGTTACACAATACGGTCAAATGACTGCTGGAAGCTATTGTTACATTGGTCCACAAGGTATTGTACATGGTACAACCATCACTCTATTAAATGCTGGTAGAAAATATTTAGGTGTTGAATCACTCATTGGTAAAGTATTTGTTTCATCAGGTTTGGGTGGTATGAGTGGTGCTCAAACTAAAGCTGCCTACATCTGTGGTGCAATTTGTATTGTTGCAGAGGTTAGTCCAGCTGCAGTTAAAAAGAGACACGCTCAAAATTGGGTTATGGAGGTATATTcagatttaaatgaattatttgctCGGGGTTAGAGTTGCAGTAAAGAAAAGAAACCACTTTCAATAGCTTATCAAGGTAATGTCGTTACACTTTGGGAAAAATTAGTAGAAGAGAAAGATATTACTGTGGATTTAGGTTCAGATCAAACTTCATTACACAATCCATTCAATGGTGGTTATTATCCAGTACAATGTTCGTTTGAAGAATCAAATCGTCTCATGGTTCAAGAACCTACTAAATTCAAAGAGATGGTACAAGAAACCCTTAGAAGACATACCACTGCAATCAATGCACTCTCTGCACGTGGTATGAAATTCTGGGATTATGGTAACTCTTTCCTATTAGAGGCATCAAGAGCAAAAGCTGACATTATTAAACCAGGCACAGATGGTAAAGAATTCATTTATCCATCCTATGTACAAGATATTATGGGTGATATATTTTCATTGGGTTTTGGTCCATTCCGTTGGGTTTGTACCAGTGGCAATCCAAAGGATTTAGAAATCACCGATCGTATCGCcaaagaattaattgaaaaattaagatCTCAACCAGGTGTACCAAAGAAtgttcaacaacaatttaatgataatcaTCTTTGGATTAGTCAAGCAGGTGAACATAAATTAGTTGTTGGTTCACAAGCTCGTATCCTTTATAGTGATTGTATTGGTCGTTCAGAATTAGCAGTTGCTTTCAATAAAGCTGTTGCCGATGGTACATTATCAGCTCCAGTCGTAATTAGTAGAGATCATCATGATGTCTCTGGTACTGATGCACCATGGAGAGAAACTTCAAACATTAAAGATGGTTCCCAATTTTGTGCTGATATGGCTATTCATAATGTTATTGGTGATTCATTTAGAGGTGCAACTTGGGTTGCCATtcataatggtggtggtacaGGTTTTGGTGAAGCTATCAATGGTGGTTTTGGTCTCTATTTATGTGGTAGTAAATTACAAGAAGAAAAAGCTAGAATGATGTTAAATTGGGATGTTAATAATGGTATTGCTCGTCGTTCTTGGTCATATAATGATAACGCtgaaaatacaattaaaagagCAATGGAATTAGATCCATCTTTAAAAGTTACAATTCCAAATCATACAAGcgatgatttaattaattctttaaatttttaa
- the DG1054 gene encoding EGF-like domain-containing protein, producing the protein MNKIIILIIILFFKFIQSQIDIIEIKSDNTLYIKNPEKSKSDFCSFSFTYLTIFPEPKFETEGSIIGIFENAPFTQLYLLANDTCSLNEYIIPKITFGNYVFSVKSNSTSGEKFLSTYFSCEPIDVSKLKFSFTPYPISLRHTPYQKGVLRIVGLNSSCSLESIPYYQLQDTGFGYYYIPNFNDFSLNDENATFLFFNSSYTMTIPTIYKNYSNIIGEIKPYPNKDNVIKLGKYQGPFFTFQTYFSSDDTPYFIIKPDFSPPVLLYGSEINNSYTYANTQSFGNFNASLYSQKFSEVVNVYNFLKNVKQYNLSVMPSSADISYKNIGNFSLFTIEITNSDHYDFSKYVYMINSFSSPLLQWPYGFLSGNNNKYNFQIRGFNLPIPMTQTSSFVNINFLNSNGITLGINYNTIEPGFTEIVMFNFSHLFDSTYIFRITVKQNGENLAIKEILLGTRSFSFDKMIPGGNKTFATFEIVYDYRNEYFETIALVNSLNLINTYHNGDWYSINPMLQLKFPNLNEIDIFSIKDISFLYNNVIVSNENVSNIIYFNISNLDSHNIPIFSMKLNDPVSEKNLKYYYSTWSDKLKMFQIEFFIPANTLSGILPYILFLSHTVLLKSSILSSQLYIKSKYLDSYGPIFSEFKNKTINSTTFGWEFYIEDSINGFDHGEIIVRGDLDSSIYKFQISSLNNLLIGNKYRGKYEILINLQTNVCASQNYIITNVNLYDTQSNLATFSKLDNNQQISYKTPFINYMDNPDILKHFKDCGNYEDVTPPKVNHFEMKKNGSEILVFDILVEDIESGLKYDQYPIVYLTSEYLDVVECISEIISINSTNAKYRCEMKVPYGFGYGCGVLVGVYGFINNGGFYSGFEENYDGSIMDYSIYPNLVITNTSSITSNGDGSLWIMGSGFNGYINVKVYYSDTKLTPPSDNLSPIIIYYSALIITGLKATDKPFTIQIEMTKSSETYLSNIYTVNPVVFDYSYVEPTTTPLPTTPPQKCIGSPECGGSGHGYCNGLQGCICYSPWVGLGCTSKVVVIPPPKLNSTTPTSELPVLGEGENNNNNNNSTNILFKSLISIVSLRELNFQGNVVNEFKFEKWIYSEINSNKHQYFTNISVSPTVNFLTTSTTDIKVTIQWFPNQTTIEFANQSLIMNPSTVKYTIEVGSYNFKNKLNQLQLVLSASMDSSNTNNICSKSEFGNTNSADNSNYVKIQVDNHSLYGRFIKRAIIDSQVISIENEQLDSSMNPINNGSSSQSFIGITIPYYLYNIILDPDFSVLIDSKKVSSNDENSICSKSSSNSSLTVSQLAGIIIASAVIFLSICAALIFILIKKRKHTLLLIMAKDIVLKRKK; encoded by the exons atgaataaaattataatattaataataatattattttttaaatttattcaaagTCAAATAGATATTATAGAAATTAAATCAGATAATACACTCTATATAAAAAATCcagaaaaatcaaaatcagaTTTTTGTAGTTTCTCTTTTACGTATCTAACAATTTTCCCAGAACCTAAATTTGAAACTGAAGGATCTATAATAGGTATTTTCGAAAATGCCCCATTTACTCAATTATATTTACTAGCAAATGATACATGTTCTCTTAATGAATATATTATTCCAAAGATTACTTTTGGTAATTATGTTTTTTCTGTAAAATCAAACTCAACATCAGGtgaaaaatttttatctACTTATTTTTCATGTGAAC CAATTGatgtttcaaaattaaaattttcatttaccCCATATCCAATATCTCTAAGACATACACCTTATCAAAAGGGTGTTTTGAGAATTGTTGGATTAAATAGCTCATGCTCTTTAGAAAGTATACcttattatcaattacaaGATACTGgatttggttattattatataccaaactttaatgatttttctttgaatgatgaaaatgcaacttttcttttttttaattcaagttATACAATGACAATTCCAACAATTTATAAAA attataGTAATATTATTGGTGAAATAAAACCATATCCAAATAAGGATAATGTAATTAAATTAGGAAAGTATCAAGGCCCATTCTTTACATTTCAAACTTATTTTAGTTCAGATGATACTccatattttataataaaaccaGATTTTTCTCCTCCAGTTTTATTATATGGATCAGAGATAAATAATAGTTACACATATGCAAATACTCaatcatttggtaatttCAATGCATCTTTATACTCTCAAAAATTTAGTGAAGTAGTAAAtgtttataattttcttaaaaatgttaaac aatATAATTTGAGTGTTATGCCTTCAAGTGCAGATAtatcatataaaaatattggtaatttttcattatttactattgaaattacaaattcaGACCATTATGATTTCAGTAAATATGTTTATATGATTAATTCATTTAGCTCTCCTTTATTGCAATGGCCTTATGGTTTTCTTagtggaaataataataagtataattttcaaataagaGGTTTCAACTTACCCATACCAATGACTCAAACTTCTTCTTTtgtcaatattaattttttaaatagtaacGGTATAACCCTTggtataaattataatactATTG AACCAGGATTTACAGAAATTGTaatgtttaatttttctcATTTATTTGACTCTAcatatatttttagaataaCAGTAAAACAAAATGGTGAAAATCTAGCAATCAAAGAGATTTTATTAGGAACTCGATCATTTTCTTTCGATAAAATGATACCTGGTGGTAATAAAACTTTTGcaacatttgaaattgtttatGATTATAGaaatgaatattttgaaaCTATTGCTTTAGTAAATTCtcttaatttaataaacacTTACCATAATGGTGATTGGTATTCAATTAATCCAATGTTACAACTTAAATTTCCGAATTTAAATG aAATTGATATCTTTTCAATAAAAGATATATcgtttttatataataatgttatagtttcaaatgaaaatgtatcaaatataatttattttaatatttcaaatttagatAGTCACAATATACCTATATtttcaatgaaattaaatgatcCAGTTTCAGagaaaaatttgaaatattattattcaacaTGGAGtgataaattgaaaatgtttcAAATTGAATTCTTTATTCCTGCAAATACTTTATCAGGTATCTTAccttatattttatttttatcacaTACAGTACTTCTTAAAAGTTCTATTTTATCTTCtcaattatatataaaatcaaaat atTTAGATAGTTATGGACCAATATTtagtgaatttaaaaataaaacaattaacaGTACAACATTTGGATGGGAATTTTATATTGAAGATTCAATTAATGGATTTGATCATGGTGAAATTATAGTTAGAGGTGATTTAGATAGTTcgatttataaatttcaaatttcatcattaaataatttattaattggtaataaataTAGAGGAAAAtatgaaatattaattaatttacaaacTAATGTTTGTGCATcacaaaattatataataacaaATGTAAATTTATATGATACACAATCGAATTTAGcaactttttcaaaattagataataatcaacaaataTCATATAAAACaccatttataaattatatggATAATccagatattttaaaacattttaaagATTGTGGAAACTATGAAGATGTAACACCACCAAAAGTAAACCattttgaaatgaaaaagaatggTAGTGAAATACTAGTATTTGATATATTGGTTGAAGATATTGAATCTGGTTTAAAGTATGACCAATATCCAATTGTATATTTAACAAGTGAATATTTAGATGTGGTTGAATGTATTTCAGAAAttatatcaattaattcaaccaATGCTAAATATAGATGTGAAATGAAGGTACCATATGGGTTTGGCTATGGTTGTGGTGTATTAGTTGGTGTTTAtggttttattaataatggaGGTTTTTATTCAGGTTTTGAAGAAAATTATGATGGTTCAATCATGGATTATAGTATTTATCCAAATTTGGTAATTACCAATACAAGTTCTATAACTTCCAATGGTGATGGTAGTTTATGGATAATGGGTAGTGGATTCAATGGTTATATCAATGTTAAAGTTTATTATTCTGATACCAAATTAACGCCACCATCAGATAATTTGTCaccaataattatttattattcagCACTAATCATTACAGGATTAAAAGCAACTGATAAACCATTTACTATTCAAATTGAAATGACTAAAAGTTCAGAAACATATCTATCAAATATTTATACAGTTAATCCAGTTGTATTTGATTATAGTTATGTtgaaccaacaacaacaccattaCCAACAACTCCACCACAAAAATGTATAGGTTCACCAGAATGTGGTGGTTCAGGTCATGGTTATTGTAATGGGTTACAAGGATGTATATGTTATTCGCCATGGGTTGGATTGGGTTGTACTTCAAAAGTTGTAGttataccaccaccaaaattaaattcaacaacaccaacatctGAATTACCAGTATTAGGTGaaggtgaaaataataataataataataattcaacaaatatattatttaaatcattaatatcaattgtatcattaagagaattaaattttcaaggTAATGTtgtaaatgaatttaaatttgaaaaatggatttattcagaaatcaattcaaataaacatcaatattttacaaatatttcAGTATCACCAACAGTAAACTTTTTAACAACAAGTACTACTGATATTAAAGTAACAATTCAATGGTTCCCAAATCAAACTACAATAGAATTTGCTaatcaatcattaataatgaatccaTCAACTGTTAAATATACAATTGAAGTTGGTAGTTATAATTTtaagaataaattaaatcaacttcAATTAGTTTTATCAGCATCAATGGATTCAAGTAATACTAACAACATTTGTTCAAAATCTGAATTTGGTAATACAAATTCTGCAGACAATTCAAATTATGTTAAAATTCAAGTTGATAATCATTCATTGTATGGTAGATTTATAAAGAGAGCGAT